In Epinephelus lanceolatus isolate andai-2023 chromosome 7, ASM4190304v1, whole genome shotgun sequence, the genomic stretch TGGTTTCAGTGATGTCCTGTCTGTTGTGCATGTAAATCTGAAGCAGACACAGAATATCTCATGGTGACgtccaaaataaacacatgaataCACAGAAGTAAGAAAAAGGAAATGTTAATCCTTTTACTGACCAGTCGGAGCGCCTCCTCCCAGACGGAACCAGTGATCAGAGCCAAGATGGCCTCCTCGCAGTCCTAtcggaaaaagagagagaatgtTTTGAATAAGTAAGCGGCGTCGTCAGAAGTCATGTTGTGCAGCAGCTTCTTGATGTGGAGGCTCTTACTTTGGCGTACTGgtccagcagcagagcagcgtcTGAGTACCGTCGCTGTTCAGTCAGCTTCTCtacaagagacagaaaaaactaTTTTAGGATTTACATGCTCTGACACCCTGGTGTGGAACAGTTCAATGTCTGACCATTTAACTGTCTACCTGCTCGTCAACTTGCATCCCAATCTATCTACCTGTTGTTACGGTTACCTGCCAGGTCCCGGGccagcagagctaactggtCGGGCGGTAGTGGGATTTGCTGCGCCACACAGATGGCGTTTCTCCAACTGGAGCTGCTGGCGAATGCCTGCAGGGCGCTGACGGGCTCTCCACATCGCCATAGCAACAGGCCAGCCTGCTCCGCCTGTTGCTGCTCCATCAGGTGCTCGGCATAAGCACAGCTCAGGACCTAGAGGTCAAAGTTGAGGTGTTAATCTTTGCTTAGAAGATAATTTAACAAAAAAGTGAATCTGAAAACTGGATAAAAGTGTTTTGCAAATATATAACCACACATGCACATCCAACCACAGAGGCCTGGGATTGtcacatgtagctacatgactatgactgtttttttttttgttttttttttttaaaatcttattaGAATTATGAGTAAATATTTACACtattaaaatgccaaaaatcaTGACAATAGCCCCACAAGTTGATGAAGCCAAACTGATGGCTTTATGGTGCGTTCACGTTGTGCTGGAAAGTCAGAATTTCCAAGTTTCCATTTGGAAACTTCACCTTAAACGCCCCCTAAAATCAGATTTCTGACTCAGAAAGTCAGAGGATCCTCCCCAATCCCGATctcaaaatccaatatggctgtgCATCAGTAGTGACAGCTGTCGTAACACACTGTTTATTAGTacttatgtgtttttttgtgtctcaaaTAAACAGCTGTACACACAGATCCTATCACAGAAGTACCGTCTGACTTCTGTCTGTGGACTgagctgtatttgtttttgtaccTTGTAGTGTGCATTGTCTGCTGCGTACAGTCGCAGAGCTTCACTGTAAAGTTTCTGCTCCTTCACGAGCTGCAAAGCTTCAGAGAAATGTTCCTCACCTGAGCACAGAGCACAACACAGATTAGGTCAGAGTGAACTGTAAAACAGTCTGTCCAGATATCAAACAGTTCCACATTTCAGTAGCTCCATTATGTGAAAGTTGTCGAGTTGGGAATCTCTCCTGATAAAATAGAACAGCGGTGAAACAGGCAACATTCAGACTGACCACACTTGCTGAGGTGATGCAGGGCCTTCCTGTAGCGCTTCAGGTGCTTGTCGATGGTGTAGCGCTGGTAGTTTGGCTCCAGGCTCTTGAGCATGTTCAAGAAGGGAAGGTACTCTTTGGGGTCCTGCAGGGATTGTGAATGAAAATTAACTGATACATACTTTGTTATATAATGagtgtaaaaaataatgaatgagtTTTTGGTTGTCTGGAATGTTGGAAATCCATTTTGATATtctggaaatggaaaaaagaaaaccataCGCAACCCATGGGTTATCTGAACCAATTCCATGTTTTGTTCTCTTCATATCCTACATATCTTGATTCTCTGATTTTTAAATTTCCATGTATACATCCTCCCATCCACTCAGCatgtgcaccatcaatttacctccatttaaagtgtttgtttttgtcagtgtcagGCTCACATTATTATTCCATGTGTCTGacacattatggaaaggatccctacaaagacagacctttttgttaaggaTTAGGATCCCAAAATCACCACcaccaaacacaccagactctATTTAAATCCACTAAGTTACAGTGTTTGATAAACAGTGTCATGGTACTTTggatttaaatttttatttgtgCTGCAAAGCACTTTGAAACTTTAGTGAGTCAAGTAAAGCAAGAAGACACTCTCTCATCTGCAGTCTCGAACCTTCTGGGATTTCTCGGCCACCATGAGCACCAGATCAAAGTCGTACGTTCCCAGAGAGTGTTCATACAGGTCGTTGACATtgacgaggaagaggaggtacTTTAATGCCTCTTCAGGGCTCACAGCACCGGGAGCTTCAGGAGGGTTCACTggacaaatacacaaacacagctcaCAATGAGGAACTAAAAAAGATAATCTGCTCCCAATATCTTGTTCTGTGTGTGCAACTGAGTGAGACAGATCAGCGTGCTCACCTCGAAGCTCGTGGACTTTCTGCAGAGCGATCTCCAGCTCTGGAACCGTCTTCTTCACATGAGTCGTCAGTATGGACAGAAAGAATCTGGAAGGTCGACAACAACATTGTTTTATATCCCACTACTGCTCTATATCTGCTGTTAGACTGACAGCACAATTATAGCTTAAACACTGCAGAGATGTTTTAAAGAATATGTCTTCAAAGGGCTCGTCCAAGTCCAAAATTCGCTGGACAACAATCCTCTGTTAGCACCAGACATTGCAAATATTTCAACCTAAACATTAAGATTCTAAGCAGATGTTTCTAAATCAATTTTAGCATCACTGACTTGTTTTGATCCATTGATTCCATGGCGCTCCGCAAAGCATCACAAACTACATCCACCTTCTTCTGCCCAGAAGCAGGCTGGGTCTGGATCGGGCTGCTCTCATGGCGGGGGTACATGGTGCTGGTCGTATCCTCCTCCCTGAATGCCAAAGGGAAAAAATAGCCaaatgaatgaggaaaatacCTGTtgaggtgggtttttttttccttaactgAAAATCTGCTCCAGCAGGTCTTACTTGAGCTCAGTGAGGAAGAGGTTGATGTGGTTGATGGAGTTGAGCTGTGTGATGAAGGTCTCTATGTTCTCCAGGAAAACCTGTGGGAAGAGATGGACAGTGAAGATGACAAGTCAGACACATACATGGcctcagtgtttggttttagGCTTTAATCTTTATTAATGCACTGCCTTCATGATTAGAAACAGGTCAGAATCCTAAAAATATTCaagcaaaaataataaactGTAGGCTGTTGACAAAATAAAAGGTGCGATGAACAAAACTACATGTTAAACCTTTTATGTACCTTTGGGTTGTGGTCATAAATGAGGTTCAGGTTGATCCTCAGCTTCCTCATACACTCGAAAGAGTCTCTGAACCTCAaactgaaaaagacaaaacaggttTAACACTCAGACACAGTATGGGACGATTCAAACACACTCTGCTTCCAGTCTTAAATATGAGGCTACAAATCATTTGCATAACGTCACGAGGATGAAGTGACCCTCAACACATCTTGTAAGAAACATGCAGGTGATGATGGATGAAGATCAAACTCACCTGTCTAACCACGTCCTGAGCTGAGCCAACACCAGCGCCCGATGATGAACGGTCTCCAGGTTCCCACGAGGCatctggacacaaacacaccaaaatTAATCACAGAATTCATAACTCtaaatttgtcatttttcataATAAAAATGTTAGAAATGTGTGCATCTGGATCTCGGATTCAGACAATGGTCATAGACAGTATcatctgcatgtctgtgtgtgttaaactGACCTGCAGAATCACTCTGGTGTCTTGCGGTACCACGGTGACGATCCTGGATCCTCTCTCCACCCGCCGCAGCGTTTCATCATTCTGACCTCCATCTGAGGCCAAGGCTGCCTGCAGCTCTgcggggtcaaaggtcattcaACTCAGAACAGATGCACACTATGgacccctgtgtgtgtgtgtgtgtgtgggtgtctcCATCCTACCTTTGACACTGAGTGTGCTCAGTTGGAGGCAGCGGCAGGTGTGGGAGTGTGTGGTGATGAGGAGGAAGTCGTTGCAAACGGCGAAGGAGGAAATATTGGAGGCCAGCTGAGAAAAAATGCGAACACGAATGaacacatttcacacagcaaAGCAGTCTGCGATGAGCAAATTAAAACAGCTGGTAAAATAAAGGTGTCATCATACCTCTGTGTCTCCAGCGTACAGGTGGGATCTGTCCGTCAGGCCGAGTAGATATTCCTGAAGACACagaaagcaaaaagaaacataaattaAAGCCTGTAGACATGGCCTCACTTATATTTAGTCATGTTATTAAGTATGTGTTTCTACCTCTCCAGTGATGCTGCAGAGGGCCATCTGAACGCAGGGAACAGGGAAGTTGATGCTACATCCGCTGGAGTCACGCCAGCCCTCCACTGACGGCTCAGGACAATCTACACATTTTATTGACAAATCGtttaaagaatatttttatATGCATTTAGATCTAAATATACAGCAGAACGTAACTTCATAAAACCTGTAAttcagcagcagaagaagagtgTTGGTGACCTACCCCAGCTCAGCTTCCTGATCTGTCCATCCTCCAGCTGTAGAGCCACAGTGCCAGTCTGAGAGCAGTGAACCATACTGACCACAACACCGTCCACCTCCATCTCAGACCtgaaacatacaaacactgaGCTGAGTCCTGACTTTCAACACAGCTGTGTAATAATCCAACTGAATGCAATGCAGTTCAGTTTATTAGTAAGCTGAACAGGATGATGACTAGTGCCGCCACCTCAGCCATACTGACCTGACAGTGAGTGTGTCATCAGCATCATGTGCGGGGTGGAGCATCATCAGGGTGGAGGACGTTGGCAGCAGACCGGAgctcacacatacaaacagcTCGTCCTTCAGCCACAGCAGCTGCCGCAGGGCCAGAGGCTCCTCCTGGAGAGCCGTCACCCTGCAGGAACATCAGAGGAACAGGAGAGATCACAGAGggaagaaagaaacagaaaacaacgAGCATCTCAAGTGCACATTGGCAGGAAACTGCAGCACTGCAGGCTGTTACCTGAAGGTTTTCTGGAGCACCAGATGTTGAGACATTATCCTGAACCCATCTGCTGTTTTATCAGCCTGCTTTCCTGAATCTAGATCGACTGGTGGGTGAAGAACAAACAGATCAGAATAATATCCAGACTCAAACACAAATAGATACATATCAGtgttaatgtcattttaaaacacattaagaAAATACTAGATGTGAGCTTCAGCCCAGACTTTGTTATGTGCAGCATCTACCCAAGATcctgtagtgtaatgtactgatttactgaagacatatactgtaccttttagctgacctttaaaagatatgtgttgaagcaatataatctgtgcaactgacaaattacacactggtttaatatttcatgtattcttatgacacacacacacacacactcattgagcacttaagcattgtggtggagaagtacctaggactcactgtgaatcatttctaaaaatagcatgaggatgggttcagaaaacactagtggaaaattaggggaattacagcttgtcctgagaatgaccctagagggggaaggactaaaaagtgctgagtcagcagaaatatgacaccattatggtggagaaaaagtgactcagcagaggtgggatatgttacgatcagagccaagtgggaaggattaaggaaaagagatgactcagcagaaattctacgataaaagagcgagcgcaaacaaagaaattccagccttgctccggagcttggctcatttgggttgtgatgtgtttgttgcctgcgagcacattaaactcagttgcatctgattctacgtgtctccagtgatttttttttgacctctgagtatttgagtttttgatatctaatggaagataatgaaagtccgtttgagaggggaagagcgaggtcgcgagctaactggcccggctcgggaccttgacttttttgcttctacaatCCCTTAGGGTGCTTTATTTTTATGCTAACATGTCTCCTCGCTTCCCTCACTCACATCTCTTCTTCACGTCTTAGCTCCTCCTTGTGAGGATGTGAGATACAAGGTAAAGACATGCAGGATACACCTGTGTTTCCTCACTAAGCTCCTCCAGAATCTTCCTCCTTGCTCCTCATGATTTCTGTCTATGTTATGGCACACACTGTAAACCCCACCTTGGCTGTAGACTGAGATCTGTCCGTCAGAAGTCAAGGCTGCCAGCCGATTGGTCCGCTGAGGTTGGCAGAGGAAGGTCACCTGGTTGACCGGTGAGGCCA encodes the following:
- the elp1 gene encoding elongator complex protein 1 isoform X1; this encodes MRNLKLLKSLRSSELQGPGSPQCSSVRADTGSLLVASHYSITEYDPRTGQVVSEASLTAEGFLPEDGSGTVVGLQDLAELESACLATAGGDVVLFNFNTCQLECVGSVDSGLTSMSWSPDEELVALTTGQETIIMMTKDFEPITEVGIHQDDFGEGKFITVGWGKKETQFHGSEGKQAAQRKNQEVQPAAAWDDRRPRVTWRGDGQLFAVSAVCPQTGARKVRVWNREGVLQATSEIINGLEQALCWKPSGSLIASTQRHPNKHSVVFMEKNGLLHGDFTLPFSKDQAKVKDLLWNSDSTVLAVWLEDMTAGEDQQVNTYIQLWVVGNYHWYLKQSLDFGRDSQKAPVCVCWDPERPLKLHVVTRGWTSITYDWGWTTERSLGLDNTDNANVAVIDGDKILVTNFRQCVVPPPMCSFELQLASPVNQVTFLCQPQRTNRLAALTSDGQISVYSQVDLDSGKQADKTADGFRIMSQHLVLQKTFRVTALQEEPLALRQLLWLKDELFVCVSSGLLPTSSTLMMLHPAHDADDTLTVRSEMEVDGVVVSMVHCSQTGTVALQLEDGQIRKLSWDCPEPSVEGWRDSSGCSINFPVPCVQMALCSITGEEYLLGLTDRSHLYAGDTELASNISSFAVCNDFLLITTHSHTCRCLQLSTLSVKELQAALASDGGQNDETLRRVERGSRIVTVVPQDTRVILQMPRGNLETVHHRALVLAQLRTWLDSLRFRDSFECMRKLRINLNLIYDHNPKVFLENIETFITQLNSINHINLFLTELKEEDTTSTMYPRHESSPIQTQPASGQKKVDVVCDALRSAMESMDQNKFFLSILTTHVKKTVPELEIALQKVHELRVNPPEAPGAVSPEEALKYLLFLVNVNDLYEHSLGTYDFDLVLMVAEKSQKDPKEYLPFLNMLKSLEPNYQRYTIDKHLKRYRKALHHLSKCGEEHFSEALQLVKEQKLYSEALRLYAADNAHYKVLSCAYAEHLMEQQQAEQAGLLLWRCGEPVSALQAFASSSSWRNAICVAQQIPLPPDQLALLARDLAEKLTEQRRYSDAALLLDQYAKDCEEAILALITGSVWEEALRLIYMHNRQDITETNLKPALLEAVSTQTAFLEAQVVTFTRHRTRLAVVREQKEKARLDMLDEDGPDCPDAELYSEASSVMTGSKYSQSNSRISSRSSKNRRKAERKKLSLKEGSPMEDRALMYALGEILTSVDKMREEVHSLLKALVLFQFDKQAEKLQLAYEEALQTMEGAVPEVWPEGLQNNQAPLTGPNSTANSIMASFQQQQRPAASQQAAEVLTPPKMRNGVKWKLAVLT
- the elp1 gene encoding elongator complex protein 1 isoform X2, translating into MRNLKLLKSLRSSELQGPGSPQCSSVRADTGSLLVASHYSITEYDPRTGQVVSEASLTAEGFLPEDGSGTVVGLQDLAELESACLATAGGDVVLFNFNTCQLECVGSVDSGLTSMSWSPDEELVALTTGQETIIMMTKDFEPITEVGIHQDDFGEGKFITVGWGKKETQFHGSEGKQAAQRKNQEVQPAAAWDDRRPRVTWRGDGQLFAVSAVCPQTGARKVRVWNREGVLQATSEIINGLEQALCWKPSGSLIASTQRHPNKHSVVFMEKNGLLHGDFTLPFSKDQAKVKDLLWNSDSTVLAVWLEDMTAGEDQQVNTYIQLWVVGNYHWYLKQSLDFGRDSQKAPVCVCWDPERPLKLHVVTRGWTSITYDWGWTTERSLGLDNTDNANVAVIDGDKILVTNFRQCVVPPPMCSFELQLASPVNQVTFLCQPQRTNRLAALTSDGQISVYSQDSGKQADKTADGFRIMSQHLVLQKTFRVTALQEEPLALRQLLWLKDELFVCVSSGLLPTSSTLMMLHPAHDADDTLTVRSEMEVDGVVVSMVHCSQTGTVALQLEDGQIRKLSWDCPEPSVEGWRDSSGCSINFPVPCVQMALCSITGEEYLLGLTDRSHLYAGDTELASNISSFAVCNDFLLITTHSHTCRCLQLSTLSVKELQAALASDGGQNDETLRRVERGSRIVTVVPQDTRVILQMPRGNLETVHHRALVLAQLRTWLDSLRFRDSFECMRKLRINLNLIYDHNPKVFLENIETFITQLNSINHINLFLTELKEEDTTSTMYPRHESSPIQTQPASGQKKVDVVCDALRSAMESMDQNKFFLSILTTHVKKTVPELEIALQKVHELRVNPPEAPGAVSPEEALKYLLFLVNVNDLYEHSLGTYDFDLVLMVAEKSQKDPKEYLPFLNMLKSLEPNYQRYTIDKHLKRYRKALHHLSKCGEEHFSEALQLVKEQKLYSEALRLYAADNAHYKVLSCAYAEHLMEQQQAEQAGLLLWRCGEPVSALQAFASSSSWRNAICVAQQIPLPPDQLALLARDLAEKLTEQRRYSDAALLLDQYAKDCEEAILALITGSVWEEALRLIYMHNRQDITETNLKPALLEAVSTQTAFLEAQVVTFTRHRTRLAVVREQKEKARLDMLDEDGPDCPDAELYSEASSVMTGSKYSQSNSRISSRSSKNRRKAERKKLSLKEGSPMEDRALMYALGEILTSVDKMREEVHSLLKALVLFQFDKQAEKLQLAYEEALQTMEGAVPEVWPEGLQNNQAPLTGPNSTANSIMASFQQQQRPAASQQAAEVLTPPKMRNGVKWKLAVLT